TAGTATTTTTTCGGGACTTCAGACAGGGTTAAAGTATCTATCACTTGGTTTAGGGTAAAACTTAAATTGCCTTAAGAGTATCAAAACTGCGCCATTCACTAATGGGTTCACCAACGTTGATGTTAATATCAAACAATTTGGTACTTGAGCACATTAGATAAATGTATACCAAGGTTTAGCTCGAAAGCGTGCAACTACGGAAAACCACAACTTAGAGAAGTTACTAAGGCTATGCTGAAGTCAGACAAATATCCTCACCCGTTGTCACAAGCCTACACAGCCCAGTCAAATGAAGAAGGTGGATTGAATCTCGGTCAAGTTGGGGCAACTCTACGGCGTCGCGCATTATTGATTGCTGGTGTAACAGGCGTGATAGCCACAGCAGCCGTGTTGAAGGCAGAAACAGATCCCCCAGTGTATCAAGGTCGGTTTGAGATTTTAACAAAGCCTGTGACTGGTGAGGGTCGGGCAGTAGCCAATATCCCTCAAAGCCTGAGTTCACAACAAGGAATAGCATCTCCTGAGTTAACAGAACCAGTTATAACGACGATTCAAGTTTTAGAAAGTCGTAAAGTGCTAGACAAAGTTGTCGAAGAGCTTCAGGAGAAGTACAAAACTAAATATCCGAAGCTAGATTACGACTCAATAGTCGGCGGCTTACAAATAGCATCCGGAAAACCAAACATCTTAGAAGTCACATACACATCTGCAGACAAGGAACTAGTTCGCGATGTCTTAACTAAACTTCAAAAAACTTACGTGGAGTATAGTGTCAACGAGCGTCTAGAGGATGTGAATCAGGCAATTAGCTTTGTTAGACAGCAAGAACAGCCTTTAGAGAATCGGGTTAGAGCTTGGCAAGAAAGACAGCGAATCATTCGACAAAGGCATGACTTGGTTGAACCAGCACAGAAAGCTCAAGAAATTTCTCAACAAATCGCGACTTTAACCCAACAACAAGCAGAAAATCGCGTACAGCTAGAACAAATGCTAGCTACCTATGAAGATTTAAAACGGGAGTTAGCCCAACAGCCAGGTGAAAGGGCTGGGAATTCGGTGCTGAGCGAAAACGCTCGCTACCAAAAAATATTGGATCAAATCCAAACAGTAGACATTGATCTCAAAAAAGCAGGAGCAAAATTCACAAATGAAAACCCCAGTTTGCAATACTTAGAGGGGCAGAAAGCAAATCTGCTGCCAATGCTAGCTGGGGAAGAAAACCGGGTGAAAAAAGATTATCAAAGCCGTATCCGGACCTTGCAAGCACGTGATAAATCTTTGGGAGACAAAATTGCTTATTTCAATAATTACCTCAGAAATTTAGCAGTTGTGATTCGTGAATACGATGATATTCAGCGGAACTTAAAGATTGCGACTGAAGGTCTAATTCAATTTTCAGCTAAAAAACAAGCATTGCAGATTGAGCAAGCTTTGAGATCGCCCTCCTGGAAGTTACTCGATCCCAAACTAGAGGAAGTCAATGAACCAAAAACTGGCCCAGGCAGTGCCAAACGAAACTTAGCTTTGGGGACACTGTTAGGTTTGCTGCTGGGTACAGGTGCAGCTTTAGTTGCAGATAAGCTTAGCAACGTTCTATACTCTTCCAAAGACCTCAAGGAATCGACTGGATTACCGCTACTAGGAGTCGTTCCCTTAAGAAAAGAAATAGGAGCACTAGCTTGGCAAGAAACATCTGGTGGAATGCAACAAGCAGCCAAAGCATCCTTTTTTGAAGTTTTTCGCTCTCTTTACACCAATATTCTTCTTCTAAGCTCAGATACACCGATTCGTTCACTCGTCATCAGTTCAGCGGCTAAGGAAGATGGTAAGACGACTGTAGCTATACACCTAGCGCTCGCAGCCGCAGCAATGGGGCAGCGAGTACTACTGGTAGATGCAAATCTACGCTCTCCCACAATCCATAATCGTGTCGGTCTGATGAATATTCAGGGATTAACCGATGTCATTGCACAAGATCTAGACTGGAACAATGTGATTGAGCGATCGCCCTTAGAAGACAACCTGTTTGTTCTCAGTGCTGGTCCAATTCCGCCTGACTCAATTAGATTGCTTGCATCTCACAAAATGCAGGATTTAATGAGTGACTTACAAGCTTCTTTTGATTTGGTAATCTACGACACGCCACCTTTGGTGGGTTTTGCAGATGCTAACCTACTGGCTGCTAATACCAATGGACTGGTACTAGTCGCAGGATTAGGAAAGCTAAAACGTACCATATTCCAACAAGCTTTAGACGATCTGCAAATGTCTGGTACACCGATTTTAGGAGTGATAGCTAATAAGTCCAAAGATACCACGCCTGCCTCATATAGCTATTACCAACAGTATTACAAGCACAGCATGAGTAGTGAAAGAATTGGAGATGATGATAGTATTGACTTCACTCATTCCAGGTCTAGTTCATCTTCTTTTAGAAACAGTAGAAGAAACTCATAAAGCCTCGTGGGATGTGTGGAAACCAGCATGTTGTGTTTGAGCGAGTCAGACACAACTGTTTTTTGCAGATCAGAAAAAACAAGGCGCGGGGGACGGAATTTGACTCGCAAACAGAGCACCGGATTTCTGTCTGTAGCGCCTCCGCGCTTTAGCTACGCCAGTTCCCAAAGCGCGGGAAATTCTTCTGTTCCGACTAGCTTAACTTTGTTCAAAATTCTCTGTTTGCCCTCAGACAGAAATTCAGAGCATTGTGTGAACGCGATGGAATTGTTTACCAAGAGCAAGAACAATCTTACTCAATCCAGCAAGTCAGGTTGCTGACGGACAATCATGTCATACAGTGACTGGAAATTGAACCAACCCATGAAATGTGACCCAACTTGACGAGAAGTCAGACTAGCAGTGTCGGGGTTAATCAGCACTGGCTTTCCTGCTGCTTGGGCCATCAACTGCGATTGACAGCAGCGATCCATTGTGATAAACCACCATGCTGCTTCATCAACTGAACGACCAACACTCAGTAAGCCGTGGTTGCGAAGAATCGCCGCTTTCTTTTGTCCCAGAGTATTGGCAATACGCTGACTTTCTTCCAAATCCAGCACCATCCCAGTATAGTCCTCAAACAAAGCGTGGTCTTCATAGAAAGCACAAGCGTCTTGAGTCAACGGATCAAGAAGACGTCCCAAGGTTGACCAGGTTTTGCCGTACACGGAATGTGTGTGAGCAGCCCCTACTACATCTGGTCGCGCTTGGTGGATTTGAGAGTGTATGGCGAAAGCAGCAGCGTTTACTGGCTTATCACCCTCAACGACCTCACCCTTATCGTTGACCAGTAGCAGGTCCGAAACTCGGATATGACCAAAGTACATCCCAAAAGGATTTACCCAAAAGTGGTCATGGAACTCAGGGTCACGAGCAGTGATGTGTCCAGCAACACCTTCATCAAAACCGTAACGAGCAAACAAACGAAAGGCAGCAGCTAAACGCTGTTTGCGATGGAGACGCTCATCTTCCACACGCTCAAACTCAGGTGGATGTGGAAGTTGCCCAGCCAGACACTGTTTGCGATGGAGACGCTCATCTTCCACACGCTCAAACTCAGGTGGATGGGGAAGTTCCCCTTTGGATAATTTTGAGGGATCTATTGTGAGCATAATTTTATCTCCTCATCAACTTAAGGGAAATGTAGCAACAAAACTTTTCTTAAAGAAAATATTTAAACTTTCGTAAAATTGTATTATTATCTAATATGATTTTAATACAAAAACCTTTTCGTGTCAAAATATTGTTGGTTTACAAGTTTTGAAAAGAAAACTCACAAAAATGAAATATCTATAACCGGAAGTCTGCATTTTCTAAATTGAAATGCCTTTATGCGATCGCATTAAAATAACATGGCGCTTTTGAAGTTACAACAATAGTCGTTATACTATATTAATACGAAGTAAAAAAATCAAAATCCTCATATCTTGACAAGAATTTGACGCCAAAAAAGAAACCCAATTTATTGAGGTAATTGGGTTTCTTAAGATATAACTTATTGACTAAAAAGTATGAAGAATAAAGGAGAATTTTTTCAAAATTTATACTTTATCCTTTCCTCAAAATCTACCTAAACTTTCTGTACTGGCGCGGCCACGGTCCCCAAATACAATACGTAATACCAACACCTTGAGTGTTGACAAATAACGTGTCACCATAAGGAGAAAAGCAAGCACCCGCAAACTCGCTGTTATCAGGTTCGCCATTACGATCTGGTCTAACAATGGCGTTACGTGCAAACTGATAAAGCTCACCCTTTTGATTGACTCCGACAACGAATTGTTCACCACCACCATCTTCACAAAGGAAAAGGTCTCCGAAGGGTGCAACAGTAATGTTGTCAGGTTCATCAAGGAGTTCTCCGCTAGGGGAAGCCTCAACAAATAATGTAATTGTTTCTTCTCTAGGATTATAAATCCACACTTGACCATTGCCGTACGTACTATCTACAGCAGGCGGACCGCCTTGAGTGGAGATGAAATAGATCAGATTGTTATCGTACCAAGCTCCTTCACCTCGATAGAAGATGGCTGCACCTTTAGATTGAGCTTCTTTACGGACAGTATCTTGTACAGGATCAACATCTTCTATTTGAACCCATTCTACAGGTAAAGGCTGACCGACAGGAACTAACCCTTCAGCGCCTCCAGCGTTGTTAGAATTATTAGATGTGTTTAGTGTGGGCTTATTTTTGATCACTAAAGCATAAAGAGTGCCGCCTTGGGCCAATTGTCCAGGCGCATTTGCTTTTCCTACAGCAGGTACAAAACGATAAAAACAGCTATCTCCTCTATCTTCAGTTTCGTAGATGTAGCCTGTCTTTGGATCTAGTGCGATCGCTTCATGGCTAAAGCGTCCCATCGCTTTTAATGGTATAGGATCGGCTAAACCAATTTTGGAACTAGCAGGAACTTCAAAGTTGTAGCCATGTGGTACCCCTGTACTGCTCTGGCTGAAGGTTTCTTCACAACTGATCCAGCTTCCCCAAGGTGTTGGACCGCCAGCACAGTTGCGAATTGTGCCAGCTAGAGAACCAAAGTGTTTCAACAACTCACGATTTTGTCCTACAACAAGAGTCGTCGTACCACCTGAATTAATTTGGTCATATTTTTTATCACTAGGTGCTATGACTCCCCTAGTATTACCAAACTTATTTTCATTCGCGTCTAGTTCATGATTGCGAACTAGGATAACACTTCTTCCAGGACCACGGAAAGCAGCCATACCATCATGATCACCAGGGACAGGATTACCATCACTCATAGTTTGACCAGTGATTGAGATAGCAGTGTAATTGAAACCAGGTGGAAGCTCAAGAAGCGGAATATTCCTGAGATCACCGATCACGGTGTTAGCTAGCTCTGCATGATTCACAGCTAGTTTAGGTTGGAGTGGACCAAACCCAGCTCCGGTTACTCCTTCACCACGAGCAATCCTAGCATAGAAAGCTTCTAGCGGAGAAATAGCCGTAACACCAGCAGCAGTTGCTCCAGCCAGCGTCAAAAACCTACGTCGTGAGAAAGCCACTCGCTTATTTCCTTTCAACTTTTATACCAGAAAAATTTATCAATTCATAGTTAACGACAAGTGAAGAAACAGTAAAAAGAACTATTTACGTAATAAATCTTTGGGTTTTGAAAAGTTATGTTTTAGCTACCTGAGACGACTGTTTATACACAAAAGAAAATCGCTAATTGCTGCTTATTTTTAGCAATTAGCGATGGCAAGGAGCATAACTGTATTGCAATAATCCTTTGTATCATCTGCAATTATCTAGGCTCACAAAGTGTTTGCCTCAAAGGTGTAATGCTTCTTTGAAGCAGCCCCTTGAGCAATATCGCATTAACACTTACCTTGAATATTTTTATTAGATACTTTGTCAATAGAATTAACAAAGTATAACTTTTGAGTAGAGAAAATAACACAGTGTTATATTTCAGTTAATTATATAACAGTACACTAGTACTGTTAATGAGATTTAATGGTCAATATTGATGCTAAAAGCTTCCATCTTATTTTCACGCTATGTAGATAATACTAACTTCCATAGTCCCTTAAGCAATACCCGGGAAGAATTCCTAAAGTTAGGCAAAAAAATTAAAAGATATTAGCGTTATGATTTATCCAGAGTATTAAGTTGCAAAATCTGGAGTGCCTTTATGACAGCCGATTTAACTTCCCTTGCCTCAGGTGATTTTGTCACTGTACTCTCACTCGCTGCAACTGCGTATCAAGGACACACAAATGAGCGCCCTGATCCTGAAGTCGTGGTCAATGCTTTGCTGCAAGCGGAAAAAGCAGCTAAACAGCAACACCTGACGTATCCTTTTGAGTCCTTGGTTGGTGAATGGCGACTATGCTTTGTCACTGGAACCAAAAAAGTCAGAAATCAAGCCGGAATTGTCTTGGGCAAAGGTTTTTATATCCCGAAATTGGCTCCAACTTATATTTCCTTTGACACCACGCCAGCTGTAGATGAAACTCCAAGCAGAGAGGGAATTGGCAATTCAGTTCAATTTGGTTTTGTTTCGTTGAAGCTTAAAGGTCCAGCACAATATTCAGAGAAGAAAAACTTCTTGGCGTTTGACTTTCTCCAGATGCAAATCAGTCTATTTGGTCGTGTGATTTACAGCGGTCAGATTCGAGGCGGTAAAACTGGGGCCGAAAATTTTTATACTCAACCTGTAGCGAAACTACCCTTCTTTGCGTTTTTCTTAGTCACACAAGACTTGATTGCAGCTAGCGGTCGTGGAGGTGGGCTAGCACTGTGGATTCGAGAAAATTGAACTTCGTTAAATGCAATATTCTTAAATTAAGTAAATCATAACAAAGTCTCTACC
This portion of the Brasilonema sennae CENA114 genome encodes:
- a CDS encoding GumC family protein yields the protein MLKSDKYPHPLSQAYTAQSNEEGGLNLGQVGATLRRRALLIAGVTGVIATAAVLKAETDPPVYQGRFEILTKPVTGEGRAVANIPQSLSSQQGIASPELTEPVITTIQVLESRKVLDKVVEELQEKYKTKYPKLDYDSIVGGLQIASGKPNILEVTYTSADKELVRDVLTKLQKTYVEYSVNERLEDVNQAISFVRQQEQPLENRVRAWQERQRIIRQRHDLVEPAQKAQEISQQIATLTQQQAENRVQLEQMLATYEDLKRELAQQPGERAGNSVLSENARYQKILDQIQTVDIDLKKAGAKFTNENPSLQYLEGQKANLLPMLAGEENRVKKDYQSRIRTLQARDKSLGDKIAYFNNYLRNLAVVIREYDDIQRNLKIATEGLIQFSAKKQALQIEQALRSPSWKLLDPKLEEVNEPKTGPGSAKRNLALGTLLGLLLGTGAALVADKLSNVLYSSKDLKESTGLPLLGVVPLRKEIGALAWQETSGGMQQAAKASFFEVFRSLYTNILLLSSDTPIRSLVISSAAKEDGKTTVAIHLALAAAAMGQRVLLVDANLRSPTIHNRVGLMNIQGLTDVIAQDLDWNNVIERSPLEDNLFVLSAGPIPPDSIRLLASHKMQDLMSDLQASFDLVIYDTPPLVGFADANLLAANTNGLVLVAGLGKLKRTIFQQALDDLQMSGTPILGVIANKSKDTTPASYSYYQQYYKHSMSSERIGDDDSIDFTHSRSSSSSFRNSRRNS
- a CDS encoding class II aldolase/adducin family protein — encoded protein: MLTIDPSKLSKGELPHPPEFERVEDERLHRKQCLAGQLPHPPEFERVEDERLHRKQRLAAAFRLFARYGFDEGVAGHITARDPEFHDHFWVNPFGMYFGHIRVSDLLLVNDKGEVVEGDKPVNAAAFAIHSQIHQARPDVVGAAHTHSVYGKTWSTLGRLLDPLTQDACAFYEDHALFEDYTGMVLDLEESQRIANTLGQKKAAILRNHGLLSVGRSVDEAAWWFITMDRCCQSQLMAQAAGKPVLINPDTASLTSRQVGSHFMGWFNFQSLYDMIVRQQPDLLD
- a CDS encoding alkaline phosphatase PhoX, translating into MAFSRRRFLTLAGATAAGVTAISPLEAFYARIARGEGVTGAGFGPLQPKLAVNHAELANTVIGDLRNIPLLELPPGFNYTAISITGQTMSDGNPVPGDHDGMAAFRGPGRSVILVRNHELDANENKFGNTRGVIAPSDKKYDQINSGGTTTLVVGQNRELLKHFGSLAGTIRNCAGGPTPWGSWISCEETFSQSSTGVPHGYNFEVPASSKIGLADPIPLKAMGRFSHEAIALDPKTGYIYETEDRGDSCFYRFVPAVGKANAPGQLAQGGTLYALVIKNKPTLNTSNNSNNAGGAEGLVPVGQPLPVEWVQIEDVDPVQDTVRKEAQSKGAAIFYRGEGAWYDNNLIYFISTQGGPPAVDSTYGNGQVWIYNPREETITLFVEASPSGELLDEPDNITVAPFGDLFLCEDGGGEQFVVGVNQKGELYQFARNAIVRPDRNGEPDNSEFAGACFSPYGDTLFVNTQGVGITYCIWGPWPRQYRKFR